The sequence tactattattagtGTTACTCTTCAATACTCTTAGTATTATTAATGAGGACTCTCACACCGCTTGCTCTAATGATCACCATGTCAcactttgtatttgtatttccAAGTAATTTAGATCTGCCAGCTCTTGAAAATTGTCAGGTctaaatattttgaaaattacttCAACAAAACTTGCAGAGGATTTTGTTCCACCACCATTGCTTCCTTGTTTTATACATCTCTTAGATACCAGTGAAACTCCCTTCTCATGAAGATGTGATGTTGTTCTTGCTCTATTATATTTTTAATTATGCTGTTTATCTGTGTCTATTATGGAATTGGACTTTAATCAAgcattagagaaaaaaaaacaatagaatTAAAGCTGGCTAGAATGTAATAAAACATTCAAAAGTATTGTTCTGAATGCCAACGAAACAAATTATGCTACAACATGCAAAATCGTTTCTAATCAGACTTGAATCTATCAGATAAGATAGACTCAGTATCAGCATAACTGTATAGGAAATGTGATACATCACCAGCTCCAGAAAAGTTTCAATTTTGAGTAGAAAGGGGAATAAAATCTGAATGCAATTATATATGTAAAGAAATATTGCAtccacaatagaacatagaaaccatattaaatgttaaaaatgacacattttacGATGTCATGAACAATATTAGTTAATCTTGTATTTGATGGCATCATTACATCTCCTAAAAGTTGGGACAATGCCATATTATAGCTATATAAAACGGCATAAAAATCAGAATGCAAAGATAGCTTCAtaaaattttacattttatttacaatttacaaAGAAGATTTAcaattttttggggggaatTGGGGCTGTGGATGATTCTTAATGAAACTTGAATATTCAAACTCATTATAAAAATGCTGTCTATGAAAATTCACTAGTCTAATGTTCATTGTTACTTTATTTGGATATATCTGCCTTCTGGAAATGAGTGGATTAGATGCAAAACATGGCTTGGAGAGAACATCATATCTGGATGACAAAGCTTATTTATCGtgtctgtgcgtgtgtatgAGTGCATGACTCTAGGTGCACCCTTTAAGTGCAGATCAAGCTTTACACGTGAGTTTTGTAAGCCTGAGTAGCCAGAAGGTGAGCGCAAATGATGTGGCCTCTCTTGTCACATACTGTCTCACTCAAGAGTGTGCAAGTGCTTTCATGTGTATGtgtcttaaaaagagagaattattatttttcagttcCTTCATAAACTGTAATCTATAATCCTGTTAGGTGTAAACCCACCTCTCACTGCTTTCATCAAGATACCAGACGCATATTCAGTAAAGAACACTGAATTTTCCCTGTAAGCAGAATGTTGCATATTAAAACTTATCAAGCAATCAGACTGACCAGGCCAAAAATACTTCAAAGCTTCTTCACCTTCAAGCTATGAGAACAAGCGTTCtttataaaaaacatttttgtgaaTGGTTTTAAGGACCCAAACGTGAAAGCAGCTGTCTGGAGGCAACGTGTGAATGATAAAAGTATCTatttaaagaacaaacaaaaagcacaacTGAGCTGGAACTCCAAGAACTAAACTTAAAGTACATATATCTAAatcaacaaaacaacatgaGAATAATGCTGATGAGTGAAGTGAGTGCAGCTGTGACTCATTAACAACAAGTACGTGTGGAGGAGAGCCAGGACAAAAGACTATGACAACTGAGGAATACTGTGGGTAATGACTAGATCTAAGTCATGGATGCCCCTGTTTCTATGCCTCTTTTCCAACTGAGTTTTCTATATTCAGCAATTTTCAGTGAACACACTGAAAATCATTTCTTCTGTACTGCTGTCTACTTGATGACGGTTCAAACAGATTTTagtttgttgcatttttttctggAAATAGGGTTTGAAGGATACAACTGCAACACTGATTAAAGGCTGTGTTCACTTTCTGTATTTAGTTACATTTCACACTTTCCACATTGTAATGTTATAAGTCAATGTTATGTCCTGAGGTCACATTTGGTTTGGGGGAAAAGGGGTTTGACCTCAGTAATGGATCTGGGTTGTAGCTGCTTTATTAAGGGCAATGCAATGCCCTGAAAAGGCTAAACTAGTTACATAATCAACCAAGCTAACTTAAACCTAATTTTGGGTGGGCTGAAGTACATCTCAGGCAAAGCCTTAAATACTAACACGCGGAAAGCACCTCTCAAGACCTTTGGTATCTGTTTTAGTTTGTGTTCACAAAAAAACTTTCCTTACAGTGATCAATAATATCttcaaaatcagaatcagaagtGACTTTTCTTTGGGTTCCCAGGCAGTGAAAAGTCAGACAGAAAGATGTTCCCTTGTGAAGCTGGGATCAGCAGCAGCTTATTGGCTAAAGCTCCTGCTTGAAATAGCTTCCAAGTTATATAGGAGAAAGGGAGGAACCTTATTTTTGGCAGTAGCGATAGCTCAGGTAATCAGAGAGATCTATATAATGAGTCTTTACCTCCTCTCAAGAAAACTTACTGTTGAGCTCTCCCCAAGCGCAAATGCAGTTAACGATGAAAAGGGCACTCAGGGAGCAAATGTCCTGCAAAGAACAATGCACACTTTTTTATAATTGACTGTAGACCAGCACCAGATATTAATGGTGTCTTCATATGCTCAAGTTTCATGACATTACACTTGGTAGATTTTGTGTAATCTTGCAGACAGAGAGCTCTTGAGATCATCATCTTGGCTCTCACTTGGCAGTTTACCTCATTTAACTCATTTAatacttcccatttcttttttacattcattttgaCTTTAGAACATTTGATTAAACCTCAGCTTGAAACTGAGGACAAGTGTCAGAAAAATAGATTAGAATTTAATGTAACAATATTTGACAGCTTATTTATTCTTGGACACAGTGATTAGAGGTGCACAGTGGTGGTAGATTTATAGCTTGTTTAATTTTAACTATATGCAATGAAGTATACGCCCAACAGTGAAAACGAGTTGGGTTTACTGGGGACTACTTTGTCTAAAACTGGCCCACGTTAGGCCACCCATGGTTCGGTGGCATATGTTGACTCTACAGTGGTACCCCACTTACATTCTGCCAACCAATCACTTTCCAGCAGCAGTCTCTGATAGGACTGTGGGTAGCCACTGTGTCAGCTTTATGCTAATCTTATGCCAACTGTGTCACACAAATACTATCTCAAATCTATGTATATAATGTatataatatattttaaaaaatttgcACATTATTGCACCTATTTTGGTGCATGGTTTGGCTCCCCTTAGCTCTGACCTCTGAAAGAAGCTTTTAAGTAATTTAGAAACTGTGTTAGACTTTACATTTCAACACAATGACAGTAGGAGGTTTTGAAGTTCCTAGATTTCATGCACATTTGCTTGCCTTGATTGTGAATAAAGGTAGAAAAATACAAATATGTCTACGATAGTAGTCTTCTTCTATTGAAATTATATCATTGGCATTGAATTTTCACATTGATGCAACAGTGCAGTAATTAGCCAAGAGTGGTAAGCCAGCAAATATCAAGCAGCACCTGCCAGTGACACATTTACAGTCCAAACTGTTCATATAAGAATCAACATATGCCACTGCAGCAGGAGCAACATACCATCTGCCGCTCTTCCATGTCAGTCTttctcatcatttttttttttgtcttaacaAGACTCACTATCTTACTAAATGATGTAGTCTTTCTAGTTTATAATGTCTGCAATGCTTTGGTCCTCACTAATACTGGGTTGCAGTTTATAGAGAAATGCAAAGTTTGAGACACCTGTGAAACAAATGATCAATTAATGCTTGATTTTTGCttgcttaatttttttttttttactgctgttTCAAGTTACATGTGAGAATAGGAATTCAGTGAAGCTCACTGGAAATATCATCAAAGCAAATCACAAAAAAACTCAACATGGAGATTTTAACAACATCAAATGTAATTTGGTTTATTTATACAGTGCCTGTTCACAAACAGACTTAATCTCTCAGACAAGAGAAAACATAAGAGaaatgtatcattattattattattattattgttatcctCAATATCAACTATTTCTTTTGCAGTaactttaaattaaattaattcttTGGAAATATAATAAAGCTAACCTATCAAATACTGTAACTGCAAATTGAGATGTAGTTCAGCATATGAAAGAACCCTGTTTTACAGATAAAGTTCTGCTACACTGTGGTAAGGATCATAATATCAGTAGCTGGGATGGGTGATGCAGCAACTTTAGAGctgatttgttgtatttggctcCACCTTTTACTGCCACCCAATACGAGCATAATACTGGAGGCCTAAAACGAGTCCAGATTCTTAGTAACGAAATCCTCTGATCctcagaggcagaaagaaggaTTACTCCTGGCCAGGAGCCACGCAACAGACAGAAGACTGTTATTATGTTGTATCATATTGTGCTTGTTAGTTGAGAACTAGATAACAAGGTGGGTTTCTTATCATTCAGTAATTAGACTGATTATCAACTCCtctcacaaataaaaaaaaattggagtTTCAAGTGTCTGATAAGTAATTGACAAATGTTCATTCTCCTGCTTATGAAGTTTAAACTGAACTATTGTACATGTCGTAAAGAAATCAAAAGCAAATGTTAAATCCTCTGGCTCTGATGATGATCCTGTCCCAGTTAGGTGCTCGGATTTGGATTCATGCCTAAGGTTAGCTGTATCTTAATGCACTCAGTGCCCCATGTGTACCAGCAACATGTTCCGAACATAATCCATGTAACCAGAACAGTTGCTTAACCCTACACTGATGTGACGGGCATTGAAGATCATACAGCATGTGTGCAGGCCAACAAGCATCTAGAGCAGAAATGACTGTTGTCTTTCTTAATGTAACCACTAAAGCACTAAAGTTACACCTTTTAAAATCTAATATGCGTTGAAGTTGATAAGGAGCGGGATTGTTCTGATTTTTTTCTATAGATCTGTCCATGAATTAATATATTGATGTTTTTATCAACAAGGGCTAATGTTAAATCTATTTACTGTTTAAACGGAGGGCATTTCAATGCTGTTTGTATGCTGAAATGAAAGATGCTCTCTGTAACTTGGTATTTGTtgcaatgtttttcttttttaccttaCAGAGTACTTGAGACTATTTAAAGTCTGATACTGACATCCTCTCTATAACGGATGACTCATAGTTAATAAAATGTGCTCAAACAGGCTTTTTATGAAAATAATCTATCCAGGAAGCTTTATGGACAAATATACACTGAATctgacagctttttttttctactgcaGATATAAAATGCATATTCACCCAATTGTActgtaataaaaaaacaacaacatggtaACTAACTATAAATACCATGTCATAAGCACTTCTATGAATATGCTGTACACTCAGTTACTTGACGTGGGCAAGGAGCGTAATCATCAaactttggcaacattttatTGGTAGGTTTCATTTTCTCAGAACATGTCAGAGCTCAAATATAAACGTGTAAAAATTTACATGTGTGTGATGATGTCCTTCATCTTCACATCACGATGACAAAAAGCTTTTGGTCATGAACAGAACGGAAGGAGTTGGCTTgatgatgaaataaaaagatTAGTTGTGAGTGTGGACATAAGGCAGTAATCACATAAGATTTCTAAATACATACACAGGGCTTTATCAATCTGACACATTGGCTCCTGTACATTAACAGGTTCTATTTTCTGGTCTCAGTTTGTATAATCTTATGTCTTCTGGTACCTTTTGACATTGTAAGCAACTCAGTGAACTGCTGGGCAAACAGGCTCTGATTTGACTGAACTGAATGAGACGATCAGCAGCGGCTTCAGCGTTGTGTTTCTAAACTTAAGTCTATTCTCTCCAGTGCAGACTAAAGCAATGTTTAGATGACAGTTACATCCGGTGGTTGTGCAACTTCTGGAAGAACAACATCAGTACCGACTACTGAGCTGGAGCTACTACCGAGCCTCTGGGTATCACCTTTGCCAGGTTTATTATCTTAAGGccgctttttaaaaatgtgaaaatgctTTCGCTGAGAAGAATTAAGAGGTTAAATCATTTATAAGAGCTGTGATGACATTTAGCTATTTAACCTTGCTGTCCGATCACTTGTCAGATTCCTGATGATCAATGACTTAGATGTCAAGGATCTCACCCAAGGTGAGTAAAATTACTCTCATACTCCTCTATGTGTCATCTTGACTACATCCAAATTATCCCCTCAGGAATCAATTAAATTTGCTctcaaaataaatgcatttgtaAACCAATTTCAagcctatttttttattttttattattattctcagCATTTGGCTTTCTTGCCATAGCTGTCCACCACCTCAGGCGTGACGCTCTCATCTTTCTCCACTTTCTCCGTCACAGTTTTGCCAACAAGCTGGAAGATGTCCTCAGCTGCGACGCCCATGGGCTCGGCCACCTTCACCGCCAACATGTCCAGAGTCAGGGAGGTTCCTTTGGGGATCTTTACCTTGGCAACCACTGACTTCCCCAACTAAGGCCAAAGGAATGAAGAGGAGTGACATTATTACAGCTTTAATGTTCTCAGTCTAAATAAATCCCGTAAAATGCCAGTGTTACTGACTGCTGGGGGGGTTTAGTGTTAAGTGTTGGCAAACCTTGTCATGGCATGGCTTCTCGCAGGGCAGCATCTGCTTGAGGCCCGTTCCCATCGCTCTCTCCACCAGCCGAATGGAGCGAACCAGCTCAGTCAACTCAGAGGGCTCCAGTGAGGCTTCGTGGTCACTTCCTTTCCATGTTTTGTCCAAGGTTACGTGACGCTCGATGACCTTCGCTCCCAGAGCAACAGCTGCCACTGAAACATAGATTCCAGACTCGTGGCCGGAATATCCAATGGGAATATCTGGAAATTCCTTTTGGTATTCCTGCattcaaaaagtggatgaaataAAACTTATTTTTATAGAAAGAAATAGCTACTAACATCTAAAAGTGTTTTAGAGTGCATTAAAATAAGGTACATAAGTGCTAATTTCAGCCTTCTTTTCATTAGGGCCCCTGATGATCAAATCTCATCTGCAGTTCAGATAAATTTAAGTAAAAGTTGATTTATATAGCAACTATCATAGATAAATTTGATAttaaggaaaagaaaatatcagAAATGGGCATTTAATTAACTTTGAAGCTCAAGGATCTCCAACTTCAACTAAATATCTGGATTGTATTTAATTTCACTGTAGTGATGGAACTAATGAACAGAAGCTTTCAGGCATGTGCAGAGTACGAATGGAAATTTTCAGATGAAGTCCAGATTCAAGGCTTGTATCGTTCTCCCAGAATTCACACGATCAACTAGAAATGAAGCTGCACCAGCAATAACAGACACACGAATGGTTCAACACTCCCTGACGAATTTACGTGACtgatttgggcttttttttccgGGGGCATCTTAAAGCAATATCTTATTTGAGTttcagagtttctaaaagtagaatgtgaggcagagccttcagttatcaggcccccctcttgtggaaccagctggcagtaaatgtccgggaagcagactccctctctaactttaagattAAGCTTAAAACTTTGCTTTTTgacaaagcttatagttagggatggctcaggtgacactgaaacatcccatgctgctataggcctagactgaaGAGaggtttcggtgcaatctgttggtttcaaattggctctgtgtgtatgaattggactatgATTACAATGAGTTGGACTccaattgacttgaattggactgtattattgaagtgccttgagatgacatttttttgtgatttggcgctatataaataaacctcaatttaattgaatttgggAACATCAAGGAATTACAATATTGTCATTAACtcaactgaagcaggagcaaaaagaaaggaaattaGTGGGTTGTTTTTTGGCGATAGTGGATGAGGTGGAACAAGTTGCAATTACAAGATATTTGCTTGTGACCCAATATTTTGAAATGGTATTAACTAacgatgtaaaaaaaaatatatatatatatatatataatatttatttGCAGTTTTGAACAGAAATAAATGTGAGTACAAACAACAGGGCTGGCAGCTCAGATACTAAACCAAAATTTTTTAACAGAATTGGCCCGGAGGTAACCCAGCCTCACAAATGCAGCTTGTTACATTTCCTGCCTACAGGGTATTTCTGCTATTCGAATGAAATGATCTGACAATGCAACTTGTTTCAAGAATCCACGAAACCGTTCAATCGATCAATCACTTAAACTTTACTTAAACACCCCTTTTCACAAAATCAAAAGTACAAATGCAAAAATCTTTAAaacacaagcacaaaaaaaaacaacacatcccACCTTATCCCACCAACAACTTCCACAAATTCCCTGGTttttcatgtgtgaaaacaatTTGCAAAAGTGATATCCTACTCACTGTGATCACTCTGAGGTTGACATCTTCAGGCTCCAGGGGGTAGGCACTGGTACACTGAAGGATGGTAAAGTTTTCATTGTGCTGCTTCACTGTCTTGTACACCCGACGCATTGTCTCCATAGACTGCATCCCACTGGACACCACCATGGGACGACCTGACAAACAGGCCGGAACAGACATATAAACATTACGTGGACCTTTTGCAGAAAGCAAAATACTATAATATCTATCAGTAAGGAGTCTCTCTAACCTTTCTTGGCGGTTTTCTCCAGATAGGGAAAGTTGTTGGTGTCTCCAGAGCCGACTTTGAAGAAAGGCACATCGAGTTCGTGGAGGAACTCGACTGCCATCTAACAGACAGTGTAAACAGTTGGAGTTAAACCTCTCAGCTGATTTAAGCATCACAAACATGTGAACACACATCTCTCTTACCTCGTCCATCCCTGAGGCCGTGAAGAAGATTCCCACCTCTGCAGCATATTTCTGCAGCTCCCTGTACTGCTCGTGGCTGAACTCCAGGTGGCGCTTGTGTTCACCATATGTTTTTCCCCAGGAGTTTTTGGAGGTGTATGGACGCTCCAAGGCTCGCTTGTTGAATTTGTGCTCCAACTCACTCTTCTGGAATTTGGCACAGTCTGCACCACAGGCCTGTGAAGGTGGAAAAaggaaaatgcagaaaaaaaaatgaaaccagTGAAGTTTCACTGAATTTCCACTAAAATACATACCTAAATAAAACTCTATTGGGACATAAATCTCTTCTACACCAATGATGTCCTGTGCTTGTATAAATAACCgagttgtttctttttctttatgtgcATCAGTTTATGTCAATGTGTGCGACTTTTCTGACTTCCAAAGAAGACAAACTGTCGTAGCACCAACAGTGTAACAAAGCACAGTGTAACAAAATGATACACTGTGCTTTTTTCtctattacacacacacacacacacacacacacacacacacacacacacacacacacacacacacagatggacTAATGAAGCCGATGGATTAATGAAGCCAACAATATTAATAATTTAATCACACGGCGACATTAGTATGGAGTCACACTGTGAAAATATTGGCatttggacacacacacacactctctcttccTGAGTCGCTCCAAAAATCCCCCCAAAGTCTGCAGAGTTATCACGTGTTTAGGAAAACGTGTCGAAACAAGCCATGCttgtttaacaaaaacaaagatgatAATGCGCTGGTTTGTGCAGTTGAAATGGTTAAAAACTTGCACAAAGAGCACAGCAGGAATGTGGACTACGTGGTCTGGTCTCTATAATCCAACATGTGTGGTGCATATTGGAGCAGAAATCAAGGAACTCCTTCCACCTGTCATCATCTTTCAAAGACCTGGCACAGGAAAATGTGCAAAAGGAAAGGATTCATATTCGAGATTCCATCATTTTGTCCAACCCACAGATTGTATTTTTACATCACACCTCGACATGAATCATCAACTCAAGATCATAAGTTCATAAAACACTAAAAAGCATAAATATGATGATTTATGATTATGACATATAAAACAGATCTAATATTAAATATAGTTTAACAAAGCACCATACGATGAGTGTGGGTCGTATAAGAGAACATATGACACAGAGCTCGCTCGAAATAAACCGCGTTTTAATTTACCTTTgccatttttatcattttcttgGCAATCTCAATGTCTCCCTGGTGGTTCTGTCCAATCTCAGCGATGATGAAGCACGGATGGTTCCCTCCAATCATTCGACCAGGACACAGCTCAAATTCTAAAGGCATTTTGATTGTTCGgagacaaataaacacaaactgtGAATGTAATTATTTAACACACCGACGGAGGAAGCGAAAGCGGTTAGGTTTGAGAAGGAGCAGCCGACCCGGAGCGGTTAAACTGCTGCACATTCCGGATGCGCATGATTTCCGTTTGTTGTAGTGACGTGCATAGGTGACGTGTGCTACAGTGCAGCAGCATTTCCTTGAAAGAATAACCATAAACTTTTGCGTTTATTGATTGTATGTTCACAgttcttctctctctttttgaaATTTCGCTTTCTTTTAGTCACAGGAGAggataaggaaaaaaaattatgttttgCTTTTGCGTTTTCACTCAGGAGGCTGATAAAAGGTAAATCCAGCCTCTACTGTTGATTTACCTTTCAAGCTatcaattcaaatcaaatcaaatcaaactttatttatcaatcacttttcatacattaaaaatgtagcacaaagtgctatacatgtttaagagcagcccccatccccaccccaccctagcacatacacacaaacagacatatgcacacacatacacaacataaataaataaaataaacttagaAACGTGTGGCTGAATACAGAGTAACCAGGTCAGAAAACACCATCACAGGAGGCCATCTGCGCTGGGTGCTGATCACAACCCACGACCAGGACGCCTCCACCCGGGCGCAGGGGCCCACAGCAGTGGAGCACTGCCGCAGACCCCCACCTGGCCAAGCCAATGCTCACCACGAGTCAGAGACATCCCAGCCAGAGTTGATCACAGCCCCCAGCACAGACAGCCCCCACCGAGGAAACACTGGGAATATGGAATAAGAACATAAAACTACAAAGGCTAagaacattaaataaataaatagatcaactaaaataataataggaaatagCTAAAATGAACTCtcgtaaaaagtaaaaagaataaaataataaaagggcaaaaaatataaatactaaaataattaaatgaatgtataaataagACATTAGTTAAAAGCCAAGTTAAATAGGTGGGTCTTgaggctgtttttaaaaatatcaacacTCTCTGCGGCCCTCAGGTCCTCCGGCAGGCTATTCCTCAGACGGGGGCCATAGTGCTGAAAAGATGCCTCACCGTAAGTTCGTGTTCTAGCTTTGGGTATTATTAAAAGGCCAGTGCCGGAGGATCTCAGGGTGCGCGAGGGTTCATATGATAAAAGCAATTCTGATAGATAAGAAGGTCCAAGACCcctaagacatttataaaccaataaaaaaaaaacttaaaatcaatcctaaaacacacagggagccaatgcagcgattttaaaacCGGTGTAATATGTGCCCGCTTTCTGGTCTTCGTCAGCACACGTGCTGCTGAGTTCTGTAAAAGTTGTAAAcctaaaatgtttctttttggaAGACCAGAAAGCAGTAGTCAATACGActggaaataaaagcatgcattaGTGTCTCCGTGTTAGCACGAGAGAGAAAGGGGTGGACTCTCTGGCTATGTTCTTTAAGTGATAAAATCCTGTTTTTGTTACCTGCTTAATATGTGGAATAAAGTTGAGCTCAGAGTCAAAGATAACGCCCAGATTCTTTACCTGATTGGAAGGATTTAAAGACAGTGTTTGCAGTTTTGGTAAAAGTGTCTCTCTCTGAGCCTTAGGATCGATAATTAAAATCCTTTCAAGTAATCTTACAAGCAAGGTTGTGGGAGGTAGAGGTGTGAAGGGAGCTGCAAGACGTGCTGATAGATGATCTTCCTTCTACAACTATAAGATTCCAGAGTCTATGAGATCTTTAGGATTTGATGACGCATGGCTTGAGAGAAGAATTATAAAATCTGTTCTGGATTTAACAAATGGAGCCAGTAAAGAGAAGCCACAATTTAAGCTATAGGATCTCTTCtactagttctcatcagaactctggatGCAGTATGGTTGATCAGCGTGGGGCTTTTCAGGGAATTGTTGGAACATCCCAGTAATAGGGAATTACTGTAATCCAGTCTTAAAGTAACAAATAAATGTACCAGTTCTTCTGCATCActcagacaggatgttcctaattttAGCAATATTACAAAGGCTAAAGAAGGC is a genomic window of Odontesthes bonariensis isolate fOdoBon6 chromosome 4, fOdoBon6.hap1, whole genome shotgun sequence containing:
- the nansa gene encoding N-acetylneuraminic acid synthase a — encoded protein: MPLEFELCPGRMIGGNHPCFIIAEIGQNHQGDIEIAKKMIKMAKACGADCAKFQKSELEHKFNKRALERPYTSKNSWGKTYGEHKRHLEFSHEQYRELQKYAAEVGIFFTASGMDEMAVEFLHELDVPFFKVGSGDTNNFPYLEKTAKKGRPMVVSSGMQSMETMRRVYKTVKQHNENFTILQCTSAYPLEPEDVNLRVITEYQKEFPDIPIGYSGHESGIYVSVAAVALGAKVIERHVTLDKTWKGSDHEASLEPSELTELVRSIRLVERAMGTGLKQMLPCEKPCHDKLGKSVVAKVKIPKGTSLTLDMLAVKVAEPMGVAAEDIFQLVGKTVTEKVEKDESVTPEVVDSYGKKAKC